The DNA region ATGTCCTCTTCTTGGGAACTAAGACTTGGGGTCTGAAGCCTGTttatacactttttatgtgGTGTTTATATGCTGTTTCTTTAACAATTCGGGGGAGAGTTTTCCATATATTTGGCCtatagaaatatactgtaaagcactAACGGATGTGAAGAGATTGCTACTCTTAAAACGATCCATGTGGTTGTTTACAGTTTTAGTTTTGGGTGTCTTCTCATCTCTCACAGGATGTCAGATTCAGACGATTATGAAAACTATGATTTCTACCAGAGAACAACCCTGGAACAGCAGGGTCAAGCTCGGGGAAGAAATGTTCAGCCAGGTAAACCTCTTACTCAAACAGCAGGCCTGCCTACCTTCTGAAAACTGTATCCTTATGAAATGAGCTTTTTCAATAATACTTCAgataattattgttatttattcatCAACAGAGTTTAATGttgtaggtaaaaaaaaatgctgatattaattaaccatgtacagtacattttaatttgtaaagttggattgttaaatatgtttatataaatATGCCCTAAACAAAAATGCTATGGAGGTACTCTATGGAGATGTTCTTAGTTCATAAGAATGTAGTTCATAAGAAAGATAGTTGCACAAACTACTCATACTATATATAAAGTGTGTAATCAGCAATATTCAATGGAGTTATCTATTTAACTTGATATATAAAGACATGTTGGAGTCTCAGTTCAAAAGTATAATTGCAGTGAAACATTATAACACTTTAAATCTAGAGGTTCCTAATAGGCCTTCATTCTTAATTCTTGTGCAGATATTTCTTGTAGATAATGGGACATCACAGACAAATGGAACAAGATATTTAATCATGCTGTACTCTGGCAAGCCAATATGCAATTGtagtagatttttttaaagagtacaCTATGTAACTCCAGTTCTTTTTGGAACAAGAGTTGGTccaataaaacagaaaagagtTTAAGTTctattactacagtatgttgtaaacAGATTCCAGGGTTAAGCAACAAATCTCTTTCCTCTCTATCCTGATGAGAACATGTATCACCTTCTTTGGCTCCACCACTTGTGCTGGAATCCAGTAGTGAATGAATCCAATAGTAATCATATTATAATACAATAACCAGGTGAAGTGTGCTAGATATTTTGAGCCAGCTGACTCACTACACAGCAGCTGAGATGGAGCAGTAAGAATTTTGACCAATTGAATTAAGATGGAACTTTAAGAAGAGCagattatacagtacaagccTTGAGTGGAATTCATCCTGGATACAGGGGTAATCaatccttttgaaaagtgtcatgggATCTGTAATGATCAAGTAGTCAGAATCTTGGCTTGAGGTTTCATGTGGCACCTccaacagcacagtgtccccagtTGCCTTTTAATAACCGGGGCTTACATTTAGAAATGTTGGTTGAGAGGGGGAGAAGACAACCCACTGGTCCTCCAAAACCACTTACAGTAcagcagcagcctggttttATCTGGGGTGTCCTGCTCCAATACCAAACAGGCCCAGCCTTGATGAGGCCACCATTTCTCTGCTATTTCTCTTTGGCTGTGTGAACAATCTTTTGGAGGGGGTGGTGATCTCTGCAGTCACTCTCCATATTTCACAGCATCAGTTTGTTCCTGCAGATGAAAGTGCAGACAACAGCGATTACGAAAATGTCGAGACGTATCTGGAGATGACAGAGAGGAGACAAGCTGTGCAGGGAAACAGGCGAGACCTGCCAGGGCAAAGACATGGCCTGACTCCCGAGGAAGCAGAGTGTATGTGTTTgcccttaaaaaaaataaaattaagcaaACCGATTCATTCAAACAGCTGGACTGGAAGGTCTCACATAAGACGTCTGGTAATTGCTCGCCAATTCATAGTGAAAATGGAGTTTCAGCTCCTATTCACGGTTAATGAGACTCCACATGAAAGTACATCTCAATTTTTATGCACAGGGTAATAAGAATTCACACTTatgtttcacatacagtatagtgtacaaATGCAAAACACACCTCTAAGGTGCTAATATATAACAGATGGAACTATCAGCCATGCTTTCAAAAATCATTTTAGGAAAGGCATCCCTAAATACTTCCTAAAAGAATTGGAAGTCCAGCAGCAATGTAGAGGAGGTTCATTAGACAAtgaataaagtaaaaaacagaAAGGTTGAAGAATTCACTACCAGTCATCTTTTCTGTCTAAATATAGAATTTATCAGTTTTGTCTGCACTGTTGGTGTACAACATTACATTTATGGAAAATATCAGTTCTGTTCAGCATGCTTTATTCATATGTTATGaatgtagatacagtatacagtgtgttAGTTACAAAGTTAGAAAGGTTTTGAACTGCGCATCATTTGCTGTATTTTCTTAGTGGACACAGGATTATGGTTCATCAGAGTAATATCATGTTGAGTTGAAGACAATCAGATCTCCTCACTTCTATTCATGTTACAATACAGGAGAAACTCTTCCATTTCTTCCATTAACATTGTTGACTGCCCCAAAGATAAAGCAGTTTATagtttttaaacaattaaaataaattgttttttgctGTTAGTACAGCTGATACGGTAGATTTAAGGTTTTATACGATTCCATTAATACTCCTGCCTATGGAAAATTGTTATAATGACTGTGCAATACTGCCTTTATCAACTTATATTAAGGTACATTATGGTATTATTACTATATTATTTAGTAGAACAGTGAACAGAGAAATAAtataaaactactgtatacacatttgTAAATTCTTACTGCATCTGTGCTTTCCATAACAGAAGCAATTAGTGGGGAAAAATTCATCTTTTTTGATGAATTGCACTTTCAGTTCTTGTGAGACATTTCCTAGATACAAGCAACTTAACCATGACTGTGGTTTTATTAAGCACTGTGTTGCAGATCTGTGTTCAAATACTGATAGTAGTTGTGCAATTTGCTCAAAATAATAGAACAGGGACTGacagtttattttacatttcacaaGTTTCTGATTATGTGTCTAAAATCTTGAAGCCTGCTTTGAAGTCAAGCTTTCAATCAACTTATCTCCACCAAGTCACGTGGAATATTTTTTCAAGGTCATTTGAAAGACGTGATTCAAAGTAAAGTTTTTAGACCAGGATAGAAGTAATAAAATAAGTAGACAGGACAGGGATGTGATGGCTGGAATTGGAATAAAACCCCCAAATATCCAGCAGTCCATTTGGCTCTGATCCTGGTCTAAAGTCAGtgtctgttacagtatattggagtTCATAACTTATGTTCAGGAGGAACTTTTCTCCCTTGTGGTGACTGCTCAGCAACCCTTCCACAGCCACTTGGTcaaatccatccacccattttctaagtgcttcAGTCCCAGGGAAGTCAGAGCCTCTCGGCAAGCATCAGGGGGGAGGTAAGGTACACCGTGgagagggcagacacagacacgaacacacactgacacctggcccattttttccagaagcaaattaacctaACTGTATGTATTAAGATAATGAAATCAGAGCACAAACACGGGGAGCACATACAAACTGCATGCAGAcagaaccccaggaattgagccTAATGCTGTGAGACAGCCATGCTTAACCACTggaccaccatgctgccccataaaacatactgtaataaaaaacacttcatacatacagtaatagggCTAGACTTTAACAACTCAATTAATCATCTACTGTAGGTAATCTTCAGTTTATCTCAGAATGAGATCTATCTCACCCTCTAATGATTCTTAAAATAGACACATCAGAGGAAGTGAGCACATTTCCAgtggaaaaaacacatttaaactcatactgtatatgcacccTATTTAAAATTTACACAAtaattgcaaaacaaaatgcaaggtGCATATCTGATGACAGATAAGGCAGAATTGAATAACATATCCATACCGTTtcaaaaaaagcttttacagTGTTAATAGTTAATCGGtacattacagtactgtatgctaTAGAACATGGATAAACTAcgatataaataataataactgatATGTTAATGCTtctgataaatactgtatatcctgttaTCAAACACCCTTTTTAATCATTatatctaaaaaatattttcaaaataataaattattgtgttcagcattttgtttcttcactgctatatatgaaaatgcatttttagcaCGTTTAAATCAGGAAAGCTTTCAGTTGTTTTTGTGAGGATTCATAACTTCTATTCTAGAGCCTGACGTTATCTATCATGAGACACCTCCTCTGAAAGCTGCCACATTAATAGGCTTTCTTGAACAGGAGAACATCCAGAGCAGTAAACAGTTGCATGAGGAAATTTGGATTGAATTAATTGTCTTGGCTCACAGTTTTATCCAAAGCTACACAAGAGATGAAAACTCCCAACCTTTATTTACATAAAACTTTTAACTTAAATTTACACTTTTTGAGGGCCTTCATGGTGGTGCAATGGTTAGCTTTGCTTCCTGGGGCCCTGGGTGCAATTCCTGGAGTGTGGAGTGtttatgttctccccttgttcgTATGGGTTTGCTCCAGGTGGTCTGGACTTCTCtctcaaagacatgctggtccaaagacatgctagtaggttaattggcttctggaaaaggaggtcctggtgtgagtgtgtgcatgtttgtatcTCTGTGTCTGctttgcaatggactggcatctcatctAAGATATATcctaccttgtgcccattgcttgccaggataggctctggctccccagtgATCCAAGACTGGCTAcaccagttagaaaatagatgaatgGATCATACGAAATATCTCTCTTTAGCCGCACAATAGTAGTATCCCCACATGGGATTAGAACAAATGACCTAACTAACATTCCCTGAAATAAACTAAGTGTGTACACTGAGTACGGAAGACTGTACCACCTGTACCTGTTGTAAAACATTGTATGTTTCCAGGCTCTGCTGTGTGGATGAACCCCATTTGTCTTCACATTCTCTTGTTGATAGTCATCTTCATCTGGACAGTCCTCATCATAGTGGTCTTTACAAAATGTGAGTATTAGAAAGAACTTATAAATAAAGTACCAATATGAGTCAGTTAAGGCAACAAATTAATGTTATTCATATgttatatattcatatactgtggTGGTGAAACTGAAGCTGCTTTTTTGAACAATGATCAAAGTTTTCTGGTCAATCTAAGTCCCTATCCTCACTTTTCCTTGCTTATGGTAATGAGCTTTGAATAGTGTCTAAAAGAATGAGATCTCAGGTACAAGTGGCGATTTGAGGTTTCTCCGTAGGGCTTCTGGGTTTACTCTCCCTGACAGGGTGAGGAGCTCAGCAGTCCAGGAGGATCCTGGCGTAGAGTCACTGCTCCTCTGGATCGAGAGGAGCCAGTTGAGGTAGTTTGGGCATCAGGTGAGGATAAGCCCCCCGGCGCCTCCTGTGGGAGGTATTCCAGGCACAGCACACTGGTAAGAGTCCCGGGGGCACAACCAGGACACACTGGAGGGATTCTGTCTCTCTGCTGGCCTGGGAGTGCTGGGGAGTTCCCCAGGAGGACCTGAAGATTGTTGCTGGGTAAAGGAAAATCTGGACTGTTCTGCCCAGAGGGTCTTCACCATGACTCTCACCAGGAGTAAGAGGATAGAAATTgagatgagatactgtatattgtgttgaATTGTACATGTACAGCACGGGATATACAGCACAGTGAAAATATTTCAACTTATTGTTGCTTTCTGGGTTTTCATTAAGTGTTTGGGTAACACTTTTAGACAACAATATTTTTACCTTTACGTACACACACATGGCACAGAGTAGTTGACACTTAATTTTAACTGTGGacctttaaatgtacagtatgcatttgttttttactgcCTGGGAATATATGTACGATATGGTTTTCTAAGCTACACTTGGTATGCTGTCATGcttattaatccatccattttctaaccgctctTTCCAATTCAGAGTTATGGGACACTAAATGTATTCTCTTCAATGTTTAAAGAGTAGTTAAAAGCTTTGTACAGTACGTGTTTCTGAAGTTTCACATCAAGACTAACAGATATTAGAAAGCTTTAGAAAGCTGTCATTTTTACTTGTCACAGAAACGGCGAATACAATATGCATTTAATCTGGGAATGCTTACTTACTTACTAACTGTACTTcatttagtaataataataataataataataataataataataataataataattatcattattattattattattattttcactcTCCATTATACTCTCAGTTGTCACTGCAAATggaattcagaaataaaaagaaatctaaGCCCCCACCATTTTATTTCTGCCGTTCAAATCCTGTCTACACATTCTGAGCTCTGCCCACCTTGTTAACAGCACTGGGGAAAAGGTCATTTCTATAAAAATGAGCACAGACCTGTAGGCTGGAGAATACTTATTTTTAGTAGCTGGGTATATTTCCTGCATGTAAAGTAgggctgacatactgtatagtacaactTGGTTCTTATTGGGTCATCTGCCCCTATTTTCTTTAAGTCTTCTGCTCTTCTATACTCACtggttgtttttctgtttttagtcTCTCACGTCTCTTCAGCAGTGAATAAAGTAGAGTCTGAAATCTCCCTACTCAACAACAAAAGTAAGTTAATGCTTTTACTACAAAATATAACACTTATAATTGTACTTCTATTACATCAACTTAAATTCATCATTACAATAATAGTTTACCAGTAAGTGTGCACAGAGCATGAGGTTCGTATTGCTGCCATAGAGTTCCTGGGTTTAGGGTTTGATTCTAGACTACACTGACTGTGTGGAGTCTAAACCATTATACTCAAACCCTGATCTGTTTTCATCTGCCATGTTTCAGACTCTGCACTGACCAAGGAGATTCAGTGGCTGAAAGACTACGGTATGGTATGCTGACGTGCTGAttaatctatccattttctaactgcactGTCCAGTGCAGAGTTACAGGACAGCAGGAGCCTAGTTGGGAAAGCAATTAGAACAAAACAGGACTCATCCTGGGTGGTACACcaatccattgcaggacacacagacactctctcatacacactcacaccagggccagttttcctagaatCCACTTAACTCATCAGTCTGTTTTTAGACTGTGAGAAGAAACCCtggcaaacacagggagaacatacagtacaagctccAAGCAGATACAGTAGCAGCCCACGtttggaattaaacccaggaccccagcgctgcaaggcagcaatgcaaacAATAGCACCAACATGCCACCCAGTCATGCTGATCAACCCCCACTTCAAAATAAGctgattttaatttgaatgGCAATTGGCAGTGATACATACTGCATGTATTAGGACACTGAAACtgtggaaatgtactgtaagacaTTATTGTAGGTAAATGTATGATAAAACATGGAAATACTaggaaatacagaaaacaatgggATGGTAGAATAGAATCATGAAACTCTAAAGTGTGTCACTATACTCAAACCCTGGTCTGCATGTTCTTCCAATCTCCCATTGAGAAAAGtgtatgttttcagtgtttgttagtgtgtatgtgtgttttggtATTTATGTGTTTGTTAGTGTTGGTTTTAGTGCAGCTCAAAGCACAAGTAAACTATTGACAGCATTGTACAGGCAGTACAAAGACCTGATGTGTTTAACAGTACAGTTGATCAGTAATGAGGAACATGTTCTCCAAATGAAATTCTGCCACGGTTTTAACAATACaacaaattattattacttaattATCATGATGTATTATGAAGTGTATGCCTTAGCGTTTCTATTCAAACTGTACAAGGCCGTTTCAGAATGTTCTGAGTGCAGACTCAGCAGTGTTGTGGCCCTGTGTTCAGTTCCTAGGCTACTGTCTTCATGGGGTTTGTTTGTTCTTCTTgcgttcacatgggtttccgcCTGGTGTtcaggtttccttccacagttcaAACTGTGCTGGTAGACTTATTGGCTTCTCGGAAAACTgtccctgatgtgagtgtgtgcatatctgtgtcTGTCTAATCCACTGATGGGGCCTACCTTTTGAATGTTTTCAATGTGTTGTATTCTCATGAAGTGGAGTAAACCCAGTTACTTTCAGTAACTCCTTGACAGGAAAGAGACATGAACATGAAAATGAACCTTCTCTACTGGAAATCTTTTGAATGTTTTCAGACTGGTGATTGTTGTATTCTCACAAAGCAGAGTAAGCCCTGTTACTTTCAGTATCTCCTTGAGAGAAAGGAAAGGGGTACGAAAATGAGCATTTGAAAAAGATtctctttctcttctttcttttttttgctgtagCGTGTGCTGCGAAACTCTGTCCCTGTGACTGGGCCCAGATCAATGGGACATGCTATTACCTTTCAAAAAATTCAACAGACTGGAGTGGAGCTAAACAGAACTGCAAGGCTCTGGGCTCTAACCTCACTA from Lepisosteus oculatus isolate fLepOcu1 chromosome 11, fLepOcu1.hap2, whole genome shotgun sequence includes:
- the LOC102698139 gene encoding CD209 antigen-like protein E isoform X2, whose translation is MSDSDDYENYDFYQRTTLEQQGQARGRNVQPGSAVWMNPICLHILLLIVIFIWTVLIIVVFTKFSHVSSAVNKVESEISLLNNKNSALTKEIQWLKDYACAAKLCPCDWAQINGTCYYLSKNSTDWSGAKQNCKALGSNLTIVYRTEELEHLSNIICWLTDIDLKGNKSWLNGTPGKRNQMSSDFAKELDPHNGP
- the LOC102698139 gene encoding CD209 antigen-like protein E isoform X1; this translates as MSDSDDYENYDFYQRTTLEQQGQARGRNVQPDESADNSDYENVETYLEMTERRQAVQGNRRDLPGQRHGLTPEEAECSAVWMNPICLHILLLIVIFIWTVLIIVVFTKFSHVSSAVNKVESEISLLNNKNSALTKEIQWLKDYACAAKLCPCDWAQINGTCYYLSKNSTDWSGAKQNCKALGSNLTIVYRTEELEHLSNIICWLTDIDLKGNKSWLNGTPGKRNQMSSDFAKELDPHNGP